The region TGCGGCTTGTGGGCAGTTGAAAAGGACCGTAGAGGAGCCGGGGTTGGTGACGATTGGGGCTTAGAGATCTCTGGAAACCCACGTCCGAGAATTCGGACATGGGGAACCCAGTTTCGTCGCGGCTTTAGGCGCAGGAGGCTGTGGGTTGCTCGTGCTGCTCGGTCATCCAGCGCTCCATGAGGGTTCCGGCGCAGCGGTTGCCGCAGAGGTGGATGACACTCTCTTCATGAGCATGCTCCTGCTCCCAGCGGGTGAGCTTGATGAGGGGTTGGGTGCCTTCAGTGCGGACGAGGGGCAGGCAGTCCTGCCAGGCCAGGAACCACTGGCCGCTGGTGCCTTTTTTGTCGCCGCAGATATCGCAGGTATAGCTTTCGGTGAAGGACATGATGGCAGTATAACGGCAGTTTGCAGGCAGTGGTGGAGTAGTGATGAGGCAGGAAGTACAACTACAGGGCTAGTTTGAGGAGGGAGTCGGTGACTTTGTCGTAGTCGTGGCGAAGGACATCGCCTTCGTGGACGAAGGGGCCGGTGATGGGTTCCACGCCTAAGGAACGGATGCGGGCGAGGTCGGGCTCTATGGGTTGCTGGCCTTCGCGGGCGTATTGGGCCAAGAGGGTGGGGCTGATGGGGGCGGTGTTGATGAGGGCGTAGTCGAAGATGGGGTGCCCGCCGGCGTGCTGGAGGATCTTTTCGATGTGCTCGGATGCGGTGAGGCCGATGGACTCGTTGGCCTGGGTCATGAGATTGCAGACGTAGACTCGGGTGGCTTTGGAGGCGGCGAGGGCTTCCGGGATGCCTTTGACCAGGAGGTTGGTGATGAGGCTGGTGTAGAGGGAGCCGGGGCCGAGGGTGATGAGGTCTGCGTTGCGGATGGCTTCGATGGCTTCAGGGAGGGGCTGGGCGTCTGCGGGCGAGAGGGTGAGCTCTACGATGCGGCGCTGGCTGGCGGTGATGTTGGTTTCACCGTTGACGATGGTGCCGTCGTCCATGCGGGCGGAGAGAGTGACGTCGGTGTTGGTGGCGGGGTAGATGACGCCTCGCGTGGCGAGGATCTGGGAGGACATCTGGACGGCCTGGGCGAAGTCGCCCGTGATGTGGGAGAGGGCGGCGAGGAAGAGGTTGCCGAAGGAGTGGCCCTGGAGGTCGCCCTGGGCGAAGCGGAACTGGAAGAGCTTGGAGAGGAGGTGCTCGTCTTCCGAGAGGGCGACCATGCAGTTGCGCACGTCGCCGGGGGGAAGCATCTTGAAGTCTTCGCGAAGACGGCCTGAGGAGCCTCCATCGTCGGTGACGGTGACGACGGCGGCGAGATCCCGGATGAGGCAGGGGAGGTCTTTGCAGGCGGGGTCTTGGTTATTCGGGGGTGCGGTGCCGATGGGGGCGGCTACGTATCGCTTGAGGCCGCGGAGGAGGGTGGAGAGGCCGGTGCCGCCGCCTATGGCTACTACGCGGAGGGGAGTGGTGTGGGGGGGGGTCATTGCTTCTTTGATTATGACGGATGGGTGGGTGGAATTTCCGTGCGGCTCCGTGCGGGCGTCGGGGAGTGGCAAAACAAAAGCGCGTTGGGCGCAACTTTGGGTGATAGTAGGGTTTGTTCTGGTAGGAGCCTTTCCCATGACTGTTGATTTGAAAGCACTTGGCCGGATGACGTTAGCGGTTTCGCTCTGTGGGTTGCTAGCGGGGGAGCCTTTGGTGGCGGCGGTTCCGGCTGGGACGGAGTTGCGGGGGGACGCGCGGGTGCTTCATGCGCTGAACCGGTTTACGTTTGGGCCGAGGCCGGGGGATGTGACGGCGGTGAAGGCGATGGGGTTGAAACGGTGGTTCGACCTGCAGCTTGAGCCGGGGAAGATCGATGATTCGGCGCTCGATGCCAGGCTGGCGCAGTTTCCGGCGATGGGGCTTTCGGTGGGGGAGTTGATGAGCCGGTATCCGGGGCCGCAGGCGATTCGGGCGATGGAGGCTGGACGGAGGGCGCTGCCGAGCGATCCTACGGCTCGGGTGATTGCGACGGATGAGGTTGCGTTTTACAAGATGCAGAAGGCACAGAAGGCGGGGAAAGAGACTCTGAAGCAGGCGGCGGCTGAGCCGGTGGATGCGGATGGAATGATGGCTGCGGGGCAGTTGGCCCCGGGGCAGACTGCGGGAGACAAGCCGCTGGCTGCGAATGAGGTTTCGGCTGCGGAGCCGATGATGGATGGGCCGGTTGCGGGTGGGATGAGCCATGAGGCGGTGATGGCGATCGTCAATCAGCCTCCGGCGCAACGGTATGACAGTCTGCTGGCGTTGCCGGCGGGCGACCTGGTGAGTCTGCGGCGAGGGATGAAGCCGAGGGAGCTTTTGCAGTTGGTGGATGGGTTGACGCCGGTGCAGAAGGAGACGTTGCAGGCTCTGCCGGGTGCGGTGCGGATGGTGGCGCTGGAGAGCATGGAGAGCCGGCTGGAGCGGGATATTTATAGCGACCGTCAGCTCGAAGCGGTGATGACGGACTTCTGGCTGAACCACTTTAATGTGTATCTGCGGAAGAACCAGCAGGAGCCTTATCTGATTCCGACGTATGAGCGGGAGACGATTCGGCCACATGCGCTGGGGAGCTTTGAAGACCTGTTGGTGGCGACGGCGAAGAGTCCGGCGATGCTGATGTATCTGGACAACTGGCGGAGCACGGGGCCGGACTCGCAGGCGGCGGCGAGGATCAAGCGGATTCAGCAGATGCGTCCGAATGGGCCGATTGCGAAGAATGCCAGTGCTGGGCTGAACGAGAACTACGGGCGCGAGTTGATGGAACTGCATACGCTGGGTGTGGGGGGCGGGTATTCGCAGGCGGATGTGACGCAGGTGGCGAAGGTGTTTACGGGGTGGACGATTGATAAGCCGTATGGACAGGCGGAGGATGGGGCGGGTGGGTTCGTGTTCGACGGGCGGCGGCATGAGCCGGGCGCGAAGGTGGTGATGGGGCAGACGATCAAGGAAGGGGGCGAGAAGGAAGGGCTCGAGGTGCTGCATATGCTGGCGACGAGCCCGGCTACGGCTCGGTTTATTTCGACCAAGCTGGCGGTTCGGTTTGTGAGCGATGCGCCTCCGCAGGCGCTGATCGACCGGATGACGACTAGCTTTCTGGCGAGCCATGGGGATATCAAGACGGTGCTGCGGACGATGTTCGATGCGCCGGAGTTCTGGGCTCCAGATGTGGAGCGGGCGAAGGTGAA is a window of Granulicella tundricola MP5ACTX9 DNA encoding:
- a CDS encoding DUF1800 domain-containing protein — translated: MTVDLKALGRMTLAVSLCGLLAGEPLVAAVPAGTELRGDARVLHALNRFTFGPRPGDVTAVKAMGLKRWFDLQLEPGKIDDSALDARLAQFPAMGLSVGELMSRYPGPQAIRAMEAGRRALPSDPTARVIATDEVAFYKMQKAQKAGKETLKQAAAEPVDADGMMAAGQLAPGQTAGDKPLAANEVSAAEPMMDGPVAGGMSHEAVMAIVNQPPAQRYDSLLALPAGDLVSLRRGMKPRELLQLVDGLTPVQKETLQALPGAVRMVALESMESRLERDIYSDRQLEAVMTDFWLNHFNVYLRKNQQEPYLIPTYERETIRPHALGSFEDLLVATAKSPAMLMYLDNWRSTGPDSQAAARIKRIQQMRPNGPIAKNASAGLNENYGRELMELHTLGVGGGYSQADVTQVAKVFTGWTIDKPYGQAEDGAGGFVFDGRRHEPGAKVVMGQTIKEGGEKEGLEVLHMLATSPATARFISTKLAVRFVSDAPPQALIDRMTTSFLASHGDIKTVLRTMFDAPEFWAPDVERAKVKTPLEFVVSAVRAGGVEVNNAQPLVKALDKLGMPLYGMQTPNGYSWMKDGWVSTGALVSRMNFALVLTDDRMPGARTEWGRLLGGVQNVSYEADAKERRLEGILLGFAVSEKTRAAVLSQSKDGGIADQAAAQFDLSGGGKKGAGKGLRVMAGGGSPDDAQAAVMAGLLLGSPEFQRR
- a CDS encoding gluconeogenesis factor YvcK family protein, whose amino-acid sequence is MTPPHTTPLRVVAIGGGTGLSTLLRGLKRYVAAPIGTAPPNNQDPACKDLPCLIRDLAAVVTVTDDGGSSGRLREDFKMLPPGDVRNCMVALSEDEHLLSKLFQFRFAQGDLQGHSFGNLFLAALSHITGDFAQAVQMSSQILATRGVIYPATNTDVTLSARMDDGTIVNGETNITASQRRIVELTLSPADAQPLPEAIEAIRNADLITLGPGSLYTSLITNLLVKGIPEALAASKATRVYVCNLMTQANESIGLTASEHIEKILQHAGGHPIFDYALINTAPISPTLLAQYAREGQQPIEPDLARIRSLGVEPITGPFVHEGDVLRHDYDKVTDSLLKLAL